Genomic segment of Caretta caretta isolate rCarCar2 chromosome 4, rCarCar1.hap1, whole genome shotgun sequence:
tagagactaaccaatttatttgagcataagcttttgtgagctacatccgatgaagtaagcttatgctcaaataaattggttagtctctaaggtgccacaagtactccttttctttttgcgaatacagactaacacggctgttactctgaaacctgtcatgaaggAGTAGTCTGCCACTTTGAAAGTCTTTAAGCTCCTAGGGCCTTGTCTATATGTTGCCATTGAGAGCAATGCAGAGGAGACTGtcctttttaaaagaacaattagAACTGCTATGAAGCGCATTGTTCAGGCTTCTGAGCCAAACTGCTCTGCCATTGCAGGATGGCTCAGGAACATTTCCCAGTTCTGATCTCCTGCCCCAATCCCACCATCCTCCTCACCCCTCCGTAAAGTAAATGTAGGGTTTTGCCATTATGCCACGGTTATCCTAAGTGACATTTTTTACTATTCAAAATTGAAAAATGTGTATGAAATTAGAAAGTCTCTTCACTGAGGCTTCACCAAATCAAATACATTTTCTACCAGTGTACCGAGTCTGCTGCCCTGTCACATTGTGTTCTATGAGAAGCTCTCAGCTGAAGGAGATCAACAATCTCTGGCCTGGTCTGTACTACAGAgctaggtcaacataaggcagcttatgtcaacccaATTATGTCAGTGCCCGCGCTCCAGCCATGCTCCCACTGATGCAAGTGCCCGACTATACTGACACAATAACTCTACCTCCACAAGAAGTGTAGGGGGGCTATGTTGGTGTAGTGAGGGCGACACTGTGTCCATGTAGACACTATcttacttacatcagctgttggctgtcattcttgtcctTGAGCTATCACTACAGGGCAGGTGGGGGACTCCAGCTCTAGCAAGGCTGCCCCTTGGACTTCTGGCTCTCCGCCAGgctcgggctccctgctgcccctcaaggtccatgctccctgctctgagccaggctgccacccaggTTCCCAGCTGTATCCAGGTTCCTGGCTCCACACTGGGAGCCCTGCAGTTGTCCAGGCTCTGGGCATGAAGCTCCCCACCCAGAGCTCAAGGGGCAAGCTGGGCTTCCAGCAGGGAGCTGCAcgtggagctgagagcccaggctctcactctccccacactgctcctcttAAGTCAGTgtaagcactcctggtgaggaagTGCACCACCAAGAGGAGagtagtgtagacacagagtGCAGTAATTACTGAGGTGATCGTACGTTGAACTACTGGCTTAagtctgaagtgtagacataccctctatgTGCATATGTTGTCTCTATTCACccaggttttctttctttccccaaaTTGTCTTTTCTTCATCCGTCCCTTAATTTCATGTTACCTTTGATCACCTGAAGCTTTGTTTTGTGTAACACTCCCCCTGCTGTTCTGTTTTATTGCGTCTGAGACTGTACTACAAACAGATGAAATTGGCCTCATTTCCAGTTATCTACCATGCATTTTTGAGACAAGGTTACAAGTGAAAATGCCTGGAGGGGCAGGAGAATGGGATTACTactgaaaatgattttaaaatttaatttattcaTCTATACATTTGCTGTTTTGTACATTCAATTATAGCATCAAATACTATttagatttaaattttaaaattaaatgtttatttttttcagaagccATTATATTGTTTTGGAAATTGATAATGTAGCAAGAATGGCAAATGTATACTCTGAAAAAACACAGATTTATTACTATAAGATATCTGAAATGGACAAAAACTTTCCCTTGGAAAGAGCAAACTCCACTGTAGGCCACCCTCCTCAATAGCAGTAATTTTGCCTGTCCGGGAGTTTACTGCAACTATCTACACAAGTGAAATATGGCATCCTACCCATTTGTTCCCCTGACATTACTTTAATACATGAAACATCCACACAAAATGGTTCTAAAAGCGTAATGCTGCCTATGCCACCATTTGGAGTAGATGTGCTTCAAGCAGAGCTAACCATCATGTGGCCTTCCATTGTGCCACTCTCCACCAATGGAGTATTGTAACAGTTTCTCCAACTTGTTCATGGGTCTGTCATTTTAGCACCCACTCTCATAAACTCTCTCATGGGAGCTTAATTTTAAGCAAGAgttgtcccactgatttcaatgaattaAAGtctaatgggactattcacaggcAGAAAGTTAAGCAGAGGCTTTCAGTACTTTGTTGTAATGGGGCTTTAATTCATACATTTATATTATACATGCTGAGGAAGTTTGTTAATTcgtttaaataaatactttgcacttccacAGCACCTTTTACTCAAGGACTTGAAAAGGTTTTACTAATTGTAATTATTGTGGCTGTTCAGTACACCAAACCCCAAGGGTGCCATTAGCATACCAAGTGTACCACATCTCAGagtactcctgagggcattctgtgccaaaaattaaaaatgttgcatcaaaaaatttaaaaattctgcaatattttacaagttttgtcaataaataaatgcagaggctccagcatgccAGTGGGAAGCACAGGGCACTGGCAGCACAAAGAtgagagatcaccctgcagcctctccacccctaggacacagactcagtggtgaggctgcacctaaCCCTGACACTGCACAAGACCTGGGCcttccccagaaacaccctggggccctgcccctctgcaccaggtgtggggcagtcAAGATCAACCAGACAGATCCAAGTGTAGGGGGAGAGGATTCTGTGTGcaacaatctgggtgcaggcaacTCAGtgggggggtctaggtgtggggggatctggatgcccAGAGGCTCATTGGGGGTGAGGTTccgggtgcaggggcaatgggactctgcaggggcttccaggtgaaagtggttggggttCAATGGAAGGGTCTGGGTGCAAGTGTCTCAACAGGGGGTCTGGGCGTAGCTAGTTGGTGGTCAGTGGCATCGGGGTCTGTATGtaggggctcagggtggtggggctcatcagggtgcGGGTTTGAATGCAGGGAGCTCAATGGGGGATGGTCTGGGTACAGGGGtgagggtctgggtgcagggggctcccaatgcaggggttgaggttcaatggggtggggtttgggtatggagaaCTAGGTGGGTACTGGGTATGGCTTGGcagggggtgtctgggtatgggaggttgGGCTGCATGGGAGtcgggcagatgggggagcagctctccATACagtaacccctcccccacagctgaggagcaatgggggcaggaaggaggggaggatcCCCAGTTTCCTGCAGCttggggaggtttctgggggtgggtctgacacagccccagccacttgTTGCAGGGGAacaggaagtcccatcctctcctgcctccagcccagcgaggactagcagctgatcccagctcagggtaggagccactggctagAGTGTCTCCAGCCCTGTGATGATTTACCTCTCTGACGGCTGCTCcgggtgcctgaaacaatgtacctgcGCAGCTAGGGAGTGGCGAGTGACTGCGCTTGCAGCTTCCCTCtgtttccctgtcagaaagtcatttttctgcacggaagcaaaaaaatctgcatgAGACATGAATTGTGTGCACAAGCAATGGCACACAATTCCCCCATGAGTACTCAGAGGCAACTACTGTAGGTCCTTCAGCAGCTAGGCCTTATAGGCACTATCCCGTGTGTCTCACTGACCACTCACACACGAGTGAGCAAAGGGtattttactagggctggcaggaaaAGGAAAGTCTGCAAATATCCTGGGCATTTAGCAGTTTAAACAGTTAAGACTTCAAAAGGAGTAACAGCAATTCCTGTCTGAGGCCCAGAGCACCAGTCCAATCCAGGGTCAGGGCTCTTCAGACCCCCAGGGTGCCCTCTCCActccagtttctattcaagcaaATGGGAGCCTGCAGGGCTCCAGGCCGGagcaagggcatgtctacacagccgaTGTTAGGGCAGCACTTTTAAGGTGGCTGTGTAGTTGCGGCACCATCTCCCCGCAAAAGAACTACCCCCATGAGGGGAGcaactcccagcactggtgcactatCTActctgccactttacagcgctgaaacttgcagcgctcaggggggtgctttttcacacccgagtgagAAAGTGGCAGCGCTGTCAAGTggcagcgtagacaaggccttcgTCTCTCGCATTCGGGCCCCCTGCGCTGGCTCCccgcccagctgctgctgccgaaGAAGTCCCACGCAGACCTGCAGCCGGCCGCGACGTCTGACAGTCTCAGCCGCTTCCACATGGGGCTTCTCGCCAGCGCCGCGGCAGCTCCCGCTCCCAGGCGTCCCCCGCAGTGGATCCCGGCCACCTCCCTGCGCTGCGGGCCCCTGCGCCGCAGAACCAGCCCGAACATTACGGGACCCCCGCTGGGAAGTGTCACCGCCCCCCGGGAGAGCTCGGGGCGGGAGCGAGCggctggcggcggcggcggcgcaggCTCACGGCTTCGCGCCCCTCCAGCGGGCCAGGCTGCGCCTCAGCCCTCTCCCGCCCGCGGGGCCCCGCCGCTCCCCCGGGCTAGCAAAGGCAGCGACTCCTCTGGGGCACCGCCCACCCCATGAGACCCCCAACAGCCAGGAGCCCCCGCCGCGGCTGCAGCCAGAcaagccccacccccttccctgctcaTGCGCGCTCCCAGCCAGCCTCCGCCCCGCCCCGTGAGGCCCACTGTCCCTGCGCATGCGCTCTGTAGCTCTCCCGTCCCGCCGAGGGTCTCTCACGGCACTTCCGGAGGAGGGCCGAGCGGGAGCGGCGAGGGTCACGTGTTGTCGCTCGCCCCGCCCCCGAGGTGGAGACTGGACGGGACGATGTTGCTGCAGCTGGAGAAGCTCCCGGCTGACCAGGTCCTGAAGGTGAGACCCGCCCCCGCAGCCGGTGCGCTGCCCCCGTCCCCGGCGGAGGGGGCTGGGCTCGGCTCTGTGGCCCTGGCCGCCCGCAGCCCCTCCCCGcaggggctcccagcccccaggcgGCGCCCGGTGCGGGCCGGCGCAGTACCGCGCCCCGCCGGGCGGGCTGCCCGTGGGCAGCGAGCGGCCCCGGCCGTGACCGGGCGCCCGCCTGGCTACCCCGGCTGCGGCTCGGGGCCAGGCGCCCTGGAGCGCGTCACTGCCCCATGCTGCACGTGAGCTGTCGGCGCCGCAGCCcgcccggggccggggccggggcccgtCATCTCCCGGCTAGCCCCAGGTCACGGGGTGTCTCGTCCTTGCTAATAACgggacactcccctcccccccccccccgagctttGCTGTACGTAAGCACAGAACAAGCGCCCGGAATTCCTCACCGTGTGTGGGTGACCGGAGCCGCCCTGCCCTCCTCGGGGACACACAGACCAGCTCCCCCTGGTGTGTGGCGGGTGCTTGTCAGTAACATCTAGGGTGCGCGCTCCTGCGTGTGACCCCTGGGCCACGACAGCTGTGCCCGTGCGGCTTGGGGTCCCCGCTCCCCCGCCCTCAGCATTCACACCGTACGCATGGGGAAGCCATCCCAGCACACCTGGTGGTTCTGGGATTTATTGACTAAACTTCTGTGGTCAATATTTTAAGTAACTTAGGCATCGATTCTTGCTGCCTATGAAGGGAAGAATGTTCAGGACAACGactccttcccatccctgctgGGAGGCTtccttcctccccgccccccatctgcTGTCCTCCCAAAAATAGAATAAACCATGAATGACAACCATCCTGTGGAGTTTTAGTGGACATGTTTCTGTATGGATCAGGATTCCCTCTGCTCACTAAACTTGAAGGGATGATTGGGTCTTAACTTCTTGGAAGTAATGAGATAAAATACTTTTAATTGTCAGGAGAAGGGTATTGGTTACATTTGTCTTTAAATGTAATTTTGAGTGAGGCTGCATTAATCCATCAAATCCTAATAAAATGAGCTGGGGAAATCTTTCTCCTGTTGTTCCCTTCTCTCCAGTCAGCTCCTATTAGCTTatcattagggctgtcaagcaattaaaaaaatgaatcgcaattaattgtgcggttaaaaaattaattgtgattatataaatatttttggatattttccacattttcaaatatattggtttcagttacaacacagaatataaagtgtactgtgctcactttatatttattttttattataaatatttgcattgtaaaaataaaatagtatttttcaattcacttaatacaagtactgtagtgcaatctctttatcatgcaagttcaacttacaaatatagaattatgtaaaaaaaattgcattcaaaaataaaacaatgtaaagtgAGCCTACaagcccacttcttgttcagccaattgttcagacaaacaagtttgtttacattagcaggagataatgctgcctgcttcttgtttacaatgtcacctgaaagtgagaaaaggtgtttgcatggcactgttgtaaccgtgttttaaggtatttacatgccagatgggctaaagatttatatgtcccttcatacttcaaccaccattccatgggacatgcatccatgctgatgatggattctgctcaataacgatccaaagcagtgcagaccaatgcatgttcatttttatcatctgagtcagatgtcaccagtagaaggttgattttattttttggtggttcgggttctgtagtttctgcatggAGTGTTGTTCtttcaagacttctgaaagcatgctccacacctcgtccctctcagattttggaaggcatttctgattcttaaaccttgggttgagtgctgtagctatttttagaaatctcacattggtaccttctttgtgttttgtgaaatctgcagtgaaagttttcttaaaacgaacaacatgtgctgggtcatcatccgagactactgtaatatgaaatatatggcagaatgcaggtaaaacacaaagaaagagacataaaattcttccccaaggagttcagtcacaaatttaattaatgcatgatttttttaacgagcgtcatcagcatggaagcatgtcctttggaatggtggttaaagcatgaagggacatgtgactgtttagcatatctagcatgtaaatgccttgcagtgctggctacaaaagtgccatgcaaacgcctgttctcattttcatgtgacattgtaaataagaagagggcaacattatctcctgtaagtataaacaaacttctttgtcttagcgactggctgaataagaagcaggactgagtggacttgtaggctctaaagttttacattgtttggtttttgagtgcagttctgtaagaaaaaaatcgacatttgtaagttgtgcttttacgataaagagattgcactacggtacttgttggaggtgaattgaaaaataatatttcttttatcatttttacaatgcaaatatttgtgataaaaataatataaagtgagcactgtacactttgtattctgtgttataattgaaatcaatatatttgaaaatgtagaaaaacatccaaaatatttaatacatttcaattgatattcttttgtttaacagtgcgattaaaactgcgattaatttttttgagttatttgtgagagttaactgagattaatcgacagccctacttatcATGTATCTAATAGTTTTCTACCAGTACAAATAAAAACACTTGAGATATTCTTCAGTCATCCTCACAACTGTCAGTGTTTAATTTGTTTTGGGCTATGACTTTCCTCGCTGACAATAACCCAGAATCCTCTGCTGCTGTCACAACAGCTCTGAcgatggttgattttttttttttttttttttttttgtaaatgaagtACTAGTCAGTCCTTTCCAGCCACAAAGAAAGTAGTTGCTGCACTGGGCCTTGAGGACAGAGAAACTAGGGGAGCATTTCTGGATGCAAGTGGCTGGTGATTTGGGGAATGGGGAATTAGAGTAGCAGTGGATACTCACTTATTAACATCTGGTATTTGTGTTGCACGTTTAATTTTGAAGATTCCAAAGTTCTTCAGAAAGATCATTGTACCTGACTCACGTGACACTCAGTGATAGTTTAATAGCACATACCAATACTGCATAACAGAagatggggggggaaaaaaactatcCCAATGAAGAGGCATGATGTAGTTACCCTGTGTGGAACCTGGTCAAAGCAAAGGAATTAAACATATCTCCTCTAGTGAAAAGTGTTGTGTGATGTAGTcaggatttctttatttttaatttttttaacagctcTTCCAGAATATGCTACCTCTAGCTGCACATTATCCCTTTACACAATACCAGGGTGGCATTCCTTCAGCATCCAGCCTCTGAGGCAAAAGTGACACGTGAATTGTCTGCTGTACTTTGCTTCTTGTGTAGGGTAGTAATGGAGCCACTATAAAGCCTtagggttttctttccccccccccagttccttcaccaagtagttgatGGCATATGTGGCCGTGCATATTGTCGATATCAGGATTACGGGAGTGTTTGGAATTTGACAGAATGGATGGCGGTATTAGAAGAAACAACAACATACTTCAAAACTACAGTTGGCAAAAATCTGTCAGATGAAGAGGTGAGACTATCATCAATTAGATTTGACTTTCTTCCATCAAGCCTAGTACTATTGCTATTCTATcctgaaatatttatatattttaagtgGGGTTCATATGTTAAATATAGGACTTAGATAGTAATAAAATAGACCAAATCTTGATCACCTTAAGCAGCACCCTGTCTGCCCCCTCTGATTCCCCCTTTATTTCAGGGATTCTGTGCAGCTCTCCCCATTTTCTCTCTGTTCCAGGTTCTGTGTGACCTCTATTTCCTTCCTACCCTACCAGGGTCCTCCATTCTCCCCACATACCAGCAGTTCTATGTGCACCCCATTCTCACTTCCCCTCCGTAGCAGGGACTTTCTTCACAATCCCTTCTCCCATGCCAGATTTCCCCACCCATCCACTGTCCCTGTCTGTGGTTCTGTATGCCCTATTCCAAGTTCCCCCATTATTCCCTCTTCGTGGCAGGGACTCTGTGTGTGCCCTCAATCTCAGGTCTCTAATATGCCTTTCAGGGTTCTGTGGGgtccattcctcctcctcccatgccATGGGCTATGTGTGCTTCCCCACTCCTGCCTTCTTCCCACATGCTAGAAGCTTGGTGTTGTTCCCCCGCAATAGGGTCTACAGTCCTCTTCTCCCCGCCAAGGGTCTTTGCATATTCCTTTTCCCTGGCCAGGGCTATGTGTGCCCCCCTTCTTCCATTCTGGGGCCACCCATTCTTCCCACTCATGGCAGAGGCTGTGTGTGCCCTCATACCAGGGATTCTgtgtccccttccctcccataCCCCTATAGCAGGGACTCCCATAGCAGGGACTCTGCAAActctcctccccttccacccATTCTGGCTGCTCCCCCCGCATTCCCACCTTCCTCTACCATCCTAGTGGCTctgtctgctccctcccccccaaccaggTTTCCCCAattttcttcctccctcttccaGGGTTTCTGTGTgatccattcccccctcccttcatGCCTGGGCTGTATGTATGTCCCCATTTCCTCTCTTCCCTCATTCTCTATCTGGGAGATAAGTCATTCAGGATGTCAGCAAGTTATTCTATGGGGAGGATGAGCAGAGATGAGATGTGGTATTGATATTGTGGAAGATCCAGTGTGTCTAATTTTAAGGAAAACTTGTAGGTGCTCCTAAATACAGTTAGGaatgtatttatttcattttatggaTAGCAGGGAGGAAGCAGCCAGAATGCTAGCTCCAGAGTGTATGTGGGCAGCTGAGTGACAGATAAACAGTCAATACCAGTGTGTCCTTTCAAACTAGCTCTGGGAGCgttaccttttattttattttttaaagggcgCCTCAGCAGATTCTAATTGGAACTTTTCTTTTAAGAAAGGAATCTAAACAGGTTAACAGTATCCCTTTGAGAGACCATTCTCCAGTCAATGTTTATACATGAGTGATATTGTATTTAATTTACAGTTATGGAGATAAACTTAATGGAGTCATGTTTGCTTATGCACCATAGGAAACACACATCGGGGAAATCAGTGGGAAAGGGGCATTGAAAGGGAAGCTTCCTTGAATTTTTCAAGCCTCAACTGTATTCAGCTGAATCGTTGTTAACAACAGTGagcaaacatttcacaaatttccCTAGCATATAAACAAGGTTTTACAGTGAAATTTTTATTCACTATATCTGAGGGTGCTTTGGTGGTTGCTTATCTCCACTGTCTGCCATTGTGACCTGTTGGGAGAAGCCAGGACATAAACTGAATAACTCCAGGTAGCAGTTATCGTTTTGGCTTCTTATCCAGTACAGCTATATTCTATTGTAAATCTAACCTTTTCTGCTTCATAATTAAAACTCTCTTTTTACTGATATTTTCAGGCTGTTCAGCAGTTGAATGAATTGAGCTCAAGCCATCAAGAAGCAATCACAAAATGCTTGAAAGGCAGAAAGGAAGAAATCAGGCATGCACTGGTGGAAAGCATAAGTGCAATCTCCTCTGCCCAGCTACAGGATTTTGACTGGCAGTTAAAGGTGAGACTGTATCTGTGTCTCTTACTGTCCAGAGCCTAGAAGGCTACAGACACAGCCTCTGATAGGCTGCCTGATTCAGAGGTAAGGTTAGACGTGTATGGATACCAGAAACCCAGAGCAGAAGAATTGCTGGGAAGGCATACAGCTCATGAAAATAAGCTCCCCTTTGCTGTGCTGCATTATTGCCATCTCTTGGAtgtttttttgagattttttgatTCTCCTCACACATTTGATTTACTTCTCTCCATCACAATTTGAGCCCTGACTTGGAAACTTGACTGAATAGAAGAAGAAAACCTGTacttagaataaaataaaaaagtaaagctACATGAATACTAGATGGAATTCCCTGACTCAtgtgaaaaaaacaaccctctaGATCATAACTAAATGTATGTATGTTTAAGGGATAGATTGAAATCAGTtgtatttagttttattttactaATGAGAACAGTGCTGCCCAAAGTTGGAAGAAAATCTGCCTATAGTAGAAGTGCTCTTTTGCATAAACATTTTAATCTGCCAGAAGTGCATTATAGAAATAATCCTGATAATATTGCTTATGTTTATCTGTCCTTGTTAGTTGTTAAATAACAGACTAGCTTTTTGTCCTAACAAGCACTGTAgatatttt
This window contains:
- the COMMD8 gene encoding COMM domain-containing protein 8 encodes the protein MLLQLEKLPADQVLKFLHQVVDGICGRAYCRYQDYGSVWNLTEWMAVLEETTTYFKTTVGKNLSDEEAVQQLNELSSSHQEAITKCLKGRKEEIRHALVESISAISSAQLQDFDWQLKLALSSDKISMLQMPLLNLDLDVKENGEIKPVSVEMNKEELQNLINALEAANKVVLQLK